A region from the Manihot esculenta cultivar AM560-2 chromosome 13, M.esculenta_v8, whole genome shotgun sequence genome encodes:
- the LOC110629263 gene encoding uncharacterized protein LOC110629263: protein MELQTHSNDVMCKVFPATLTRAARAWFNNLESRSIKNFIDLANIFINRFIAGVPTERKMSYLKTMHQWRNESLREYVAKFNSEALQILELDEGRAVEAMQNGTTSLEFFGSLCRKPSTTLSELMKRVKKYIRQDDALTTSRSARDDRERSKVGEDKGQDRGLEALNKHQWERKEQRPYQPRLPIEVTPLNVSRAKVLVAVQDKDFMQWPKPIKAERTRINIANTREHTTMIQTTVIS, encoded by the coding sequence atggagttgcagaccCATTCGAACGACGTGATGTGTAAGGTCTTTCCAGCCACCTTAACAAGAGCAGCCCGAGCTTGGTTTAACAACTTGGAGTCAAGGAGCATCAAGAACTTCATAGACTTGGCCAATATATTCATCAATAGGTTCATTGCCGGGGTTCCTACGGAAAGAAAAATGAGCTACTTAAAAACAATGCACCAGTGGAGGAATGAATCCCTGAGAGAGTATGTGGCCAAATTCAACTCTGAGGCTTTGCAGATACTCGAGCTAGACGAGGGAAGGGCTGTAGAAGCCATGCAAAATGGCACAACCTCCCTAGAGTTCTTTGGGTCATTGTGCAGAAAGCCCTCCACCACCCTGTCGGAATTGATGAAAAGGGTAaagaaatacataaggcaggatgatgccttgacGACAAGCCGATCTGCCAGGGATGATAGAGAAAGAAGCAAGGTTGGAGAGGACAAGGGACAGGATCGGGGGCTAGAGGCATTGAACAAACACCAATGGGAAAGAAAGGAACAAAGACCTTATCAACCTCGGCTTCCTATTGAGGTCACTCCCTTGAACGTATCCAGAGCCAAAGTGCTTGTagcagtccaggataaggattTCATGCAATGGCCCAAGCCCATAAAAGCAGAAAGGACCCGGATAAATATTGCCAATACTAGAGAACACACGACCATGATACAAACGACTGTTATTAGTTAA
- the LOC110630167 gene encoding ATP-dependent 6-phosphofructokinase 5, chloroplastic isoform X1, with translation MDSISRAAIAGPKFTSLPRSTAYLHSYRSHGLFFHSPRVSRPNFSRIANRSGVFAQIRKDTPAIDFSDPDWKVKYQKDFERRFNIPHITDLFPEAEPIPSTFCLKMRTPVLEDFAGGYPSDEEWHGYINNNDRVLLKVIRYSSPTSAGAECIDPGCTWAEQWVHRAGPREKIYFKPEEVKAAIVTCGGLCPGLNDVIRQIVITLEIYGVKKIVGIPFGYRGFSDNDLSEMPLSRKVVQNVHLSGGSLLGVSRGGPSVSDMVDSMEERGINMLFVLGGNGTHAGANAIHNECCKRRLRVAVVGVPKTIDNDILLMDKTFGFDTAVEEAQRAINSAYIEAHSAYHGIGVVKLMGRSSGFIAMHAALASGQVDICLIPEVPFHLHGPHGVLRHLKYLIETKGSAVVCVAEGAGQNFLEKTNATDASGNIVFGDIGVHIQQETKKYFKEIGIHSDVKYIDPTYMIRACRANASDGILCAVLGQNAVHGAFAGYSGITVGICNTHYVYFPIPEVISYPRAVDPNSRMWHRCLTSTGQPDFI, from the exons ATGGACTCTATCTCTCGTGCTGCGATCGCCGGTCCCAAGTTCACTTCTCTGCCTCGCTCCACAGCCTACCTTCACTCCTATCGCTCCCATGGCTTATTCTTCCACAGTCCTCGCGTTTCCAGGCCGAATTTCTCTAGAATCGCCAACCGAAGTGGCGTCTTTGCGCAGATTAGGAAAGATACTCCCGCTATTGATTTCAGCGATCCTGATTGGAAAGTCAAGTACCAGAAGGATTTTGAACGGAGATTTAATATCCCTCATATCACTGATCTATTTCCTGAAGCTGAGCCCATTCCCTCTACTTTCTGTCTCAAGATGAG GACTCCGGTGTTGGAGGATTTTGCGGGTGGTTATCCATCTGACGAGGAGTGGCATGGCTACATTAATAATAATGACAGAGTGCTTTTGAAG GTCATTCGTTACTCCTCTCCAACATCTGCTGGAGCTGAGTGCATTGATCCTGGTTGTACTTGGGCTGAACAATG GGTTCATCGTGCTGGCCCTCGGGAGAAAATATACTTCAAACCAGAAGAAGTAAAGGCAGCAATTGTAACTTGTGGTGGGTTATGCCCCGGTCTTAATGATGTCATCAGACAG ATTGTCATCACACTTGAAATATATGGTGTCAAAAAGATAGTGGGAATTCCTTTTGGTTATCGAGGATTTTCTGACAATGACTTGAGTGAAATGCCG CTATCAAGGAAAGTGGTTCAAAATGTTCATCTTTCTGGTGGAAGCTTGTTAGGTGTTTCACGTGGAGGGCCTAGTGTTAGTGACATGGTGGATAGTATGGAG GAAAGAGGAATCAACATGCTTTTTGTGTTAGGTGGGAATGGTACGCATGCTGGAGCTAATGCGATACACAATGAG TGCTGTAAACGAAGGTTGAGAGTGGCTGTGGTTGGCGTTCCAAAAACTATAGACAATGATATTTTGCTGATGGACAAAACGTTTGGTTTCGACACTGCTGTTGAAGAGGCTCAACGAGCTATAAATTCAGCATACATTGAG GCACATAGTGCTTATCATGGTATTGGAGTTGTGAAATTGATGGGTCGTAGCAGTGGATTTATAGCCATGCATGCTGCCCTAGCTAGTGGACAAGTTGACATATGTTTGATTCCAGAG GTACCATTTCATTTGCATGGGCCTCATGGTGTTTTGAGGCATTTGAAGTACCTAATTGAGACAAAGGGATCAGCTGTGGTTTGTGTAGCGGAGGGAGCTGGACAG AATTTTCTTGAGAAAACTAATGCTACTGATGCATCTGGAAACATTGTATTTGGAGATATTGGGGTACACATTCAACAAGAG ACAAAAAAGTATTTTAAGGAGATTGGCATTCATTCTGATGTGAAGTATATTGATCCTACGTACATGATCCGTGCATGTCGTGCAAATGCATCAGATGGAATCTTGTGTGCTGTGCTTGGACAAAATGCT GTCCACGGTGCATTTGCTGGATATAGCGGAATTACAGTAGGCATATGCAACACTCACTATGTCTACTTTCCCATTCCTGAAGTTATTTCTTATCCCAGGGCAGTAGATCCCAACAGCCGCATGTGGCATCGTTGCTTGACTTCAACAGGCCAGCCGGACTTCATCTAA
- the LOC110630167 gene encoding ATP-dependent 6-phosphofructokinase 5, chloroplastic isoform X2 produces MDSISRAAIAGPKFTSLPRSTAYLHSYRSHGLFFHSPRVSRPNFSRIANRSGVFAQIRKDTPAIDFSDPDWKVKYQKDFERRFNIPHITDLFPEAEPIPSTFCLKMRTPVLEDFAGGYPSDEEWHGYINNNDRVLLKVIRYSSPTSAGAECIDPGCTWAEQWVHRAGPREKIYFKPEEVKAAIVTCGGLCPGLNDVIRQIVITLEIYGVKKIVGIPFGYRGFSDNDLSEMPLSRKVVQNVHLSGGSLLGVSRGGPSVSDMVDSMEERGINMLFVLGGNGTHAGANAIHNECCKRRLRVAVVGVPKTIDNDILLMDKTFGFDTAVEEAQRAINSAYIEAHSAYHGIGVVKLMGRSSGFIAMHAALASGQVDICLIPEVPFHLHGPHGVLRHLKYLIETKGSAVVCVAEGAGQNFLEKTNATDASGNIVFGDIGVHIQQEVHGAFAGYSGITVGICNTHYVYFPIPEVISYPRAVDPNSRMWHRCLTSTGQPDFI; encoded by the exons ATGGACTCTATCTCTCGTGCTGCGATCGCCGGTCCCAAGTTCACTTCTCTGCCTCGCTCCACAGCCTACCTTCACTCCTATCGCTCCCATGGCTTATTCTTCCACAGTCCTCGCGTTTCCAGGCCGAATTTCTCTAGAATCGCCAACCGAAGTGGCGTCTTTGCGCAGATTAGGAAAGATACTCCCGCTATTGATTTCAGCGATCCTGATTGGAAAGTCAAGTACCAGAAGGATTTTGAACGGAGATTTAATATCCCTCATATCACTGATCTATTTCCTGAAGCTGAGCCCATTCCCTCTACTTTCTGTCTCAAGATGAG GACTCCGGTGTTGGAGGATTTTGCGGGTGGTTATCCATCTGACGAGGAGTGGCATGGCTACATTAATAATAATGACAGAGTGCTTTTGAAG GTCATTCGTTACTCCTCTCCAACATCTGCTGGAGCTGAGTGCATTGATCCTGGTTGTACTTGGGCTGAACAATG GGTTCATCGTGCTGGCCCTCGGGAGAAAATATACTTCAAACCAGAAGAAGTAAAGGCAGCAATTGTAACTTGTGGTGGGTTATGCCCCGGTCTTAATGATGTCATCAGACAG ATTGTCATCACACTTGAAATATATGGTGTCAAAAAGATAGTGGGAATTCCTTTTGGTTATCGAGGATTTTCTGACAATGACTTGAGTGAAATGCCG CTATCAAGGAAAGTGGTTCAAAATGTTCATCTTTCTGGTGGAAGCTTGTTAGGTGTTTCACGTGGAGGGCCTAGTGTTAGTGACATGGTGGATAGTATGGAG GAAAGAGGAATCAACATGCTTTTTGTGTTAGGTGGGAATGGTACGCATGCTGGAGCTAATGCGATACACAATGAG TGCTGTAAACGAAGGTTGAGAGTGGCTGTGGTTGGCGTTCCAAAAACTATAGACAATGATATTTTGCTGATGGACAAAACGTTTGGTTTCGACACTGCTGTTGAAGAGGCTCAACGAGCTATAAATTCAGCATACATTGAG GCACATAGTGCTTATCATGGTATTGGAGTTGTGAAATTGATGGGTCGTAGCAGTGGATTTATAGCCATGCATGCTGCCCTAGCTAGTGGACAAGTTGACATATGTTTGATTCCAGAG GTACCATTTCATTTGCATGGGCCTCATGGTGTTTTGAGGCATTTGAAGTACCTAATTGAGACAAAGGGATCAGCTGTGGTTTGTGTAGCGGAGGGAGCTGGACAG AATTTTCTTGAGAAAACTAATGCTACTGATGCATCTGGAAACATTGTATTTGGAGATATTGGGGTACACATTCAACAAGAG GTCCACGGTGCATTTGCTGGATATAGCGGAATTACAGTAGGCATATGCAACACTCACTATGTCTACTTTCCCATTCCTGAAGTTATTTCTTATCCCAGGGCAGTAGATCCCAACAGCCGCATGTGGCATCGTTGCTTGACTTCAACAGGCCAGCCGGACTTCATCTAA